CAACCCACCCATCAGCACTTGGATGATTCGCACATACCCGATGAACAGAAAGACATTCAGCCACGCCGCCATGAACGCAAAATACACCACTCCGCTGACCAGGACGAATGTGCCCGCCAGGAGAAACATCTTGCGCCGATCCCGAAGGTTGGCCAGCAACGCCAGAAGAAACAGCAAGACCCACATCGCACAAGGATTGAATCCATCAAGAAGTCCGAGAAAGAGTGTAAAAAGCGGTAGGCCGAGTTCTGGAAGAGTCCGGTCCCCCAAAAAAGGAACCTGAACACTCTTTCCCCCGGCATCGCTTTGACTGGATACCGGGGGACAGGGCATATCAGGTTCAACCGGACAGGCACCTTTAGAGGAAGTTCCCGCATCCGGCGGTGGACGCCCTAACAATTCTTCCAGTTGCTGCCCGGTTGTCTCGGCAGACTCAAAGCCGATCAACAACTCCCCTCCCCCATAGAACGCGGGCACACCCAGTGGTGTCATACCGAATTTCGCCGCCAAGGTCTTCAATCGAAGTAACGCCTGGGGATCTTCCCCAATATCGCGAACGTTTACAGTAAGTTTGGGATATTGTTGCTTCAGCCGGGTCAGGTAGCTTTTCGCCTTTTCGCAATGCGGGCATCCCTGGCGGACAAACACTTCAAGATCACTCTCAGCCTGATCCGGAAGCACGTCAGGCTTCCCTGACAGACCAAGCATCCCCACCACCACAAGTCCCACGCACAACAGAACGAAAGGCCATCTAAATTCCATCCAATGAGTTGGGCTCTGCTGCCCCCCTGGCTTTCGGAAGCGGAGGGAAAGAGGAACAAAATTAAAATTATTGAGTTTGGGGATTTTCATCTATGAGATAGACTCGATAAGTCAAGAAGGAATGCTAGATAT
The Nitrospiraceae bacterium DNA segment above includes these coding regions:
- a CDS encoding glutaredoxin family protein, whose amino-acid sequence is MEFRWPFVLLCVGLVVVGMLGLSGKPDVLPDQAESDLEVFVRQGCPHCEKAKSYLTRLKQQYPKLTVNVRDIGEDPQALLRLKTLAAKFGMTPLGVPAFYGGGELLIGFESAETTGQQLEELLGRPPPDAGTSSKGACPVEPDMPCPPVSSQSDAGGKSVQVPFLGDRTLPELGLPLFTLFLGLLDGFNPCAMWVLLFLLALLANLRDRRKMFLLAGTFVLVSGVVYFAFMAAWLNVFLFIGYVRIIQVLMGGLAVGIGLLNVKEFWAFGQGLSLTIPESVKPGLYARIRKILAAEHVGQAMIGILVLATLVNMVEFVCTAGFPAMFTQVLSQQGLTTFEYYGYLGLYNLAYVADDAVMVTIAVVTLSHRKLQAREGRWLKLISGLVMLGLGLLLLFAPKHLF